In one Candidatus Planktophila versatilis genomic region, the following are encoded:
- the gap gene encoding type I glyceraldehyde-3-phosphate dehydrogenase encodes MINVGINGFGRIGRNFFRAALTNPNINIVGINDLTDNATLAHLLKYDSILGRLGLDVTYTDDSMTVGGKTFAVFADRDPANLPWASVKADIVIESTGHFTKAADAKKHITAGAKKVIISAPASDEDITIVMGVNHDKYDPASHHVISNASCTTNCLAPMAKVLHDNWGIVKGLMTTIHAYTNDQVILDFPHKDLRRSRAAATNMIPTSTGAAKAISLVLPELKGKLDGYAMRVPVPTGSATDLTVELAKEASVAEINAAMKAASNGALKGFLSYTEDPIVSSDIVTDPSSCIFDSGLTKVIGNQVKVVGWYDNEWGYSNRLVDLVGYVGKSL; translated from the coding sequence ATGATTAATGTCGGAATTAATGGTTTTGGACGCATTGGACGTAACTTTTTCCGTGCCGCACTCACCAACCCAAATATCAATATCGTAGGTATTAATGACCTGACTGATAATGCAACACTGGCACATCTACTCAAATATGACTCAATCTTGGGACGCCTTGGTCTTGATGTCACATATACCGATGACAGCATGACCGTGGGCGGAAAAACATTCGCCGTATTTGCAGATCGTGACCCAGCAAATCTTCCATGGGCTTCGGTTAAGGCAGATATCGTTATTGAATCAACCGGCCACTTCACCAAGGCAGCAGATGCCAAGAAGCACATCACAGCCGGTGCTAAGAAGGTAATTATCTCAGCGCCAGCTTCAGATGAAGACATCACCATCGTGATGGGTGTGAACCATGATAAGTATGACCCAGCTAGCCATCATGTGATTTCAAATGCATCCTGCACAACAAACTGCCTAGCTCCGATGGCTAAAGTTCTTCACGATAACTGGGGAATTGTTAAGGGTTTGATGACCACTATTCACGCCTATACCAATGACCAGGTAATCCTTGATTTCCCTCATAAGGATCTCCGTCGTTCCCGCGCAGCTGCCACAAATATGATTCCTACATCTACTGGCGCAGCAAAAGCGATCTCGCTCGTTCTGCCAGAGCTCAAGGGCAAGCTCGATGGATATGCGATGCGCGTTCCAGTTCCAACAGGGTCAGCTACCGACCTCACAGTTGAACTCGCAAAAGAGGCGAGCGTTGCCGAGATTAATGCTGCGATGAAGGCAGCTTCTAATGGAGCACTCAAGGGATTTCTTTCATACACTGAAGATCCAATCGTCTCTTCAGATATCGTCACCGATCCATCTTCTTGTATCTTCGATTCCGGCCTGACTAAGGTAATCGGAAATCAAGTCAAAGTTGTTGGTTGGTATGACAACGAATGGGGTTACTCAAACCGACTAGTTGACCTAGTGGGATATGTTGGTAAATCTCTCTAA
- a CDS encoding phosphoglycerate kinase, with protein MTSLVDLDVAGKRVFLRCDLNVPLKESKITDDGRIRASLPTINALLAKGASIVIAAHLGRPKGEVKPELSLAPVAVRLAELLGKPVQFIPAITGADVTAKAQSLAPGEILLLENIRFASAETSKDESERLALATELAKLADIYVGDGFGAVHRKHASVFDLPKLMPHAAGTLVSAEVEVLKKLTVDPVRPYGVVLGGSKVSDKIGVIANLLGKVDVMAIGGGMLFTFLAAQGKEIGTSLVEVDLIDTVKGLIKQAEDSGVKLLIPTDIVIAPTFSADATPTLVSSDAIPNNQMGLDIGPESAAAFAAAIKNCKTVFWNGPMGVFEFPKFAAGTKVIAQALTEVSGISVVGGGDSAAAVRALGFEDSQFGYISTGGGASLEYLEGKELPGLTALDL; from the coding sequence ATGACTTCATTGGTCGATCTAGATGTGGCAGGTAAGCGGGTATTTCTCCGGTGTGATCTCAACGTTCCTTTAAAGGAATCAAAGATCACAGATGACGGTCGTATCCGCGCATCGCTACCAACAATTAACGCACTCCTTGCAAAAGGCGCGAGCATTGTTATCGCAGCACATCTAGGTCGCCCCAAGGGTGAAGTAAAACCAGAACTTTCACTAGCTCCAGTAGCGGTGCGTTTAGCTGAATTGCTTGGAAAACCGGTGCAATTTATCCCGGCAATTACGGGAGCCGATGTCACAGCAAAGGCGCAATCCCTTGCACCCGGAGAGATTTTGCTTCTGGAAAACATTCGCTTCGCATCAGCTGAGACATCTAAAGATGAGAGCGAACGTTTAGCTTTGGCCACAGAGCTAGCGAAGTTAGCTGATATCTATGTGGGCGATGGCTTTGGCGCTGTGCACCGTAAACATGCTTCGGTATTTGATCTTCCTAAGTTGATGCCTCATGCAGCAGGAACCTTGGTATCTGCCGAAGTTGAAGTGTTGAAAAAACTCACCGTTGATCCGGTGCGTCCTTATGGAGTTGTCCTTGGTGGGTCGAAGGTTTCCGACAAGATAGGTGTGATTGCTAACCTACTTGGAAAGGTAGACGTAATGGCCATTGGCGGAGGAATGCTCTTTACCTTCTTAGCTGCGCAAGGCAAGGAAATTGGAACTTCACTCGTTGAAGTAGATCTGATTGATACCGTCAAAGGGTTGATTAAGCAGGCCGAAGACTCTGGAGTTAAGTTATTAATCCCCACAGATATCGTTATCGCTCCCACATTTTCAGCCGATGCAACACCGACGTTAGTCAGCTCGGATGCGATTCCGAATAATCAGATGGGACTTGATATCGGTCCGGAGTCAGCTGCTGCATTCGCAGCGGCGATTAAGAATTGCAAAACAGTTTTTTGGAATGGTCCGATGGGCGTCTTTGAATTTCCTAAATTTGCAGCCGGAACCAAAGTCATCGCACAAGCGCTGACTGAAGTCTCTGGAATTTCAGTAGTTGGTGGTGGCGATTCCGCGGCGGCAGTTCGAGCACTTGGATTCGAAGATTCCCAATTTGGCTATATCTCAACAGGCGGCGGAGCATCACTTGAATACCTTGAAGGTAAAGAGCTCCCTGGTCTGACCGCACTTGATCTGTAG
- the tpiA gene encoding triose-phosphate isomerase has product MRKPLMAGNWKMNLNHLEAIAVAQKLVYSLADKDYDEVDVAIIPPFTDIRSIQTMVDGDRLRLQYGAQDLSPEASGAFTGDISGSMLAKLGCTFVVIGHSERRAIHHEDDALINRKIRAALTHELTPIFCVGEDLPVRESGAHVSHVIRQVRAGLEGFHKPELKKIVIAYEPVWAIGTGKSATPEDAQEVCAAIREEIEQIGSSEIAANMRILYGGSVKSSNIAEIMKQADVDGALIGGASLDPEELAKIAKFHAQA; this is encoded by the coding sequence ATGCGTAAACCGTTAATGGCGGGCAACTGGAAGATGAACCTCAATCACCTTGAGGCGATTGCAGTTGCTCAAAAACTCGTCTACTCACTTGCCGATAAAGATTACGACGAAGTCGATGTTGCAATTATTCCTCCCTTTACCGATATCCGGTCCATTCAGACCATGGTCGATGGTGATCGTCTTCGTCTGCAATATGGCGCGCAAGATCTCTCGCCGGAAGCATCTGGTGCTTTCACCGGTGATATCTCTGGCTCGATGCTCGCAAAATTAGGCTGCACCTTTGTTGTGATTGGTCACTCCGAACGACGCGCCATCCATCATGAAGATGATGCACTTATTAATCGTAAAATCAGGGCGGCACTTACCCATGAGCTCACGCCAATCTTCTGTGTCGGCGAAGATCTACCAGTGCGCGAATCAGGTGCTCACGTTTCACATGTCATCCGCCAAGTGCGGGCAGGTCTAGAGGGATTTCATAAACCAGAGCTAAAGAAAATTGTGATTGCCTATGAACCAGTATGGGCAATTGGAACTGGCAAGAGTGCCACACCAGAAGATGCACAAGAAGTATGTGCGGCTATCCGGGAAGAGATTGAGCAGATAGGTTCGTCAGAGATTGCTGCAAATATGAGAATCCTCTACGGCGGTTCAGTGAAATCTTCCAACATTGCAGAGATCATGAAGCAGGCCGATGTCGATGGCGCCCTCATTGGGGGAGCAAGCCTTGACCCAGAAGAGCTGGCAAAGATTGCCAAGTTCCACGCCCAGGCGTGA
- the secG gene encoding preprotein translocase subunit SecG produces the protein MALALSIFLVITSFLMILLVLLHKGKGSGLSDLFGGGISSNYGGSSVVEKNLDRITIVVGGLWFAGVVALSLVLKG, from the coding sequence GTGGCTTTAGCGCTTTCAATCTTTCTCGTCATCACCAGTTTCTTGATGATTCTCTTGGTTTTACTCCATAAGGGCAAAGGATCAGGACTCTCTGATCTCTTCGGCGGCGGAATCTCTTCTAACTACGGAGGATCTTCTGTAGTTGAAAAAAATCTTGATCGCATCACCATTGTCGTTGGTGGCCTCTGGTTCGCCGGTGTCGTAGCTCTCTCTCTTGTTTTGAAAGGTTAA
- a CDS encoding RNA polymerase-binding protein RbpA, which produces MASAIRGSRVGAGPMGEAERGDQIERATVSYWCANAHEVRPSFAVEETVVIPDQWDCPKCGLPAGRDKANPPSAVVNVPYKTHLAYVKERRTDKEGEKILEDALRKLRGDDIE; this is translated from the coding sequence ATGGCAAGTGCAATTCGCGGCAGTCGTGTCGGTGCTGGCCCAATGGGCGAGGCCGAGCGCGGAGATCAGATTGAACGCGCCACCGTTTCGTATTGGTGTGCAAATGCCCATGAGGTAAGACCTTCTTTTGCAGTTGAAGAGACGGTCGTCATTCCGGACCAATGGGATTGCCCTAAGTGCGGCCTTCCGGCAGGTCGCGATAAAGCGAATCCACCATCAGCGGTTGTCAATGTTCCTTATAAGACTCACCTTGCTTATGTGAAGGAAAGACGCACAGATAAAGAAGGCGAAAAGATTCTTGAAGATGCCTTGCGCAAACTTCGCGGCGACGATATCGAATAA
- the tkt gene encoding transketolase, with amino-acid sequence MTQIAGWTELDDRAVAYARALAMDAVQKVGNGHPGTAMALAPVAYNLFQRHLVHDPANPHWLGRDRFILSCGHSSLTLYTQLFFSGYGLEMQDMQSFRTFDSLTPGHPEYGHTVGVEMTTGPLGAGVATAVGFAMAARYERGLLDPEAPAGQSLFDHSIWVICSDGDLQEGVSGEASSLAGTQALGNLNIIYDDNRISIEGDTHVAFTEDVAARYRAYGWDVHEVSALPDGNINLGALDKAMIAAKSNTAKPSLIRMHSVIAWPAPKLRGTAKSHGSALGDEEIAATKVELGLNPEERFAMPAEVFAHVRAVKDRGAAAHAMWSKKFTEWKSAHPARAELLARLVTKELPKGWDKDLPVFESGKEVATRAASGQVINAIAKVLPEFWGGSADLADSNNTTIEGGNSFLPATSAMKNADPYGRIIHFGIREHAMGSILNGITLHGLTRSFGGTFAVFSDYMRPAVRLAALMDIPSTFIWTHDSIGLGEDGPTHQPIEHFAALRAIPNFAVIRPADANEVTQAWRSILTRQEPAGILLSRQNLRTVDRTTHGAATGVDLGAYILKEASSAPKIVIIATGSEVGIALDVQLALEKDGHSTRVVSAPCLEWFNEQTPAYRESVLPMKSLRVSIEAGIAQGWREYVGDSGVIISLDHFGASASGNKLFTEFGFTPDAIVSTVKKALG; translated from the coding sequence ATGACACAGATAGCTGGTTGGACCGAACTCGATGATCGCGCGGTTGCATATGCTCGCGCCCTCGCGATGGATGCGGTACAAAAAGTCGGAAATGGCCATCCCGGAACCGCGATGGCACTCGCGCCAGTGGCATATAACTTATTTCAACGACATCTCGTGCATGATCCGGCCAACCCGCATTGGTTAGGCCGCGATCGCTTCATTCTCTCTTGCGGTCATTCATCACTAACGCTTTACACCCAACTCTTCTTCAGCGGCTACGGGCTTGAGATGCAAGATATGCAGTCATTTAGAACTTTTGATTCATTGACACCAGGACATCCGGAATACGGCCACACGGTGGGAGTTGAAATGACAACCGGTCCACTCGGCGCTGGAGTTGCAACCGCTGTCGGCTTTGCCATGGCTGCGCGCTATGAACGTGGACTTCTGGACCCTGAAGCACCTGCTGGCCAATCTCTCTTTGATCACTCCATCTGGGTTATCTGTTCTGATGGTGATCTACAAGAAGGTGTATCAGGTGAAGCATCCTCACTTGCCGGAACGCAAGCACTCGGTAATCTCAATATTATTTATGATGATAATCGCATCTCAATTGAAGGCGATACCCACGTTGCCTTTACCGAAGATGTTGCTGCGCGCTATCGCGCATATGGCTGGGACGTGCACGAAGTCTCTGCACTACCTGATGGCAACATTAATCTCGGTGCACTAGATAAGGCGATGATTGCTGCGAAGAGCAACACTGCCAAGCCATCTCTGATTCGCATGCACTCTGTTATCGCCTGGCCTGCCCCTAAGTTGCGTGGCACTGCCAAGTCTCACGGTTCAGCTCTTGGAGATGAAGAGATTGCCGCAACTAAGGTTGAGTTGGGGCTTAATCCAGAAGAAAGGTTTGCAATGCCGGCAGAAGTTTTTGCCCATGTTCGCGCTGTGAAAGATCGCGGCGCAGCAGCGCATGCCATGTGGAGTAAGAAATTCACTGAGTGGAAGTCAGCCCATCCAGCACGCGCAGAACTGCTTGCCCGCCTTGTCACAAAAGAACTGCCGAAAGGCTGGGATAAGGATCTTCCTGTCTTTGAAAGTGGAAAAGAAGTTGCCACTCGCGCCGCTTCCGGACAAGTCATCAACGCCATTGCAAAGGTGCTTCCTGAATTCTGGGGCGGATCTGCAGACTTAGCAGATAGTAATAACACCACTATTGAAGGTGGAAATTCATTCTTGCCAGCAACAAGTGCGATGAAGAACGCCGACCCTTATGGTCGCATTATTCACTTCGGTATTCGCGAGCATGCGATGGGCTCCATCCTTAACGGAATAACTCTGCATGGTCTTACTCGTTCCTTCGGTGGAACATTTGCAGTCTTTAGCGACTATATGAGACCTGCTGTGCGCCTGGCAGCTCTCATGGATATTCCCAGCACATTTATCTGGACACATGATTCGATTGGCTTAGGCGAAGATGGCCCTACACATCAACCGATAGAACATTTTGCAGCGCTGCGCGCTATTCCAAACTTTGCCGTCATTCGTCCGGCAGATGCTAATGAAGTTACCCAAGCGTGGCGCTCAATCCTCACACGACAAGAGCCCGCCGGCATCCTCCTGTCTCGTCAAAATTTACGTACAGTTGATCGCACGACCCATGGCGCCGCAACCGGGGTCGATCTGGGCGCCTATATTTTGAAGGAAGCCTCTTCTGCACCAAAGATTGTCATCATCGCAACCGGCTCAGAGGTCGGCATCGCACTCGATGTTCAGCTCGCTTTGGAAAAGGATGGGCACTCCACTCGCGTTGTGAGTGCGCCCTGCCTGGAATGGTTTAACGAGCAGACCCCTGCATATCGAGAATCTGTACTGCCAATGAAATCATTGCGCGTGAGTATTGAGGCAGGAATAGCTCAAGGTTGGCGTGAATACGTTGGTGATAGCGGTGTGATTATCTCGCTCGACCACTTCGGTGCATCAGCTTCGGGCAATAAGCTCTTTACCGAATTTGGTTTTACACCCGATGCAATTGTCAGTACGGTCAAGAAGGCACTGGGCTAG
- a CDS encoding COX15/CtaA family protein — protein MSKSGTIANRLLPTLTGLLLFLQSALVVTGGAVRVTGSGLGCPTWPECVPGSYLPVEGQAEGAFHAWIEFGNRLLTFALLFAALATFIAVFRSRRRDLRFLAATQILGILGQGVLGGITVLTDLNPLAVASHFILSIALIAAATSLHSRRHHPQVRTSASQVRISRFSLLHLTLAFVAIAIGTLVTGSGPHAGDVDAPRLDFGITTITRFHSAAVWLLIVVTVLFFLSPNLRFETKRWIKIFFILTLLQGLLGYIQYFLGVPEGLVMLHLLGSVLVWITAWRIRLSVVRKHA, from the coding sequence GTGAGTAAATCCGGGACGATTGCAAATCGCCTACTGCCAACCCTCACCGGCCTCCTGCTCTTTCTTCAATCAGCCTTAGTCGTGACCGGAGGAGCGGTGCGCGTGACCGGCTCGGGTTTGGGATGTCCCACCTGGCCAGAGTGCGTGCCCGGCTCTTATCTACCAGTTGAAGGACAAGCTGAAGGCGCCTTTCATGCATGGATTGAATTCGGAAATCGCTTACTCACATTCGCACTGCTCTTTGCTGCTCTTGCAACCTTTATTGCCGTGTTTCGCAGCAGACGTCGCGACCTAAGATTTTTGGCTGCCACTCAAATTTTGGGAATTTTAGGCCAAGGAGTCCTGGGTGGAATTACAGTACTAACTGATCTGAACCCACTAGCTGTGGCATCGCACTTTATTCTTTCAATAGCACTGATTGCCGCAGCTACATCACTGCATTCGCGGAGACATCATCCGCAAGTGCGAACATCTGCATCTCAGGTGAGAATTTCACGCTTTTCTTTACTGCACCTAACTCTGGCATTTGTCGCAATTGCTATTGGCACACTAGTCACGGGATCTGGACCGCATGCCGGTGATGTCGATGCCCCTCGTCTAGATTTCGGTATCACTACCATCACTCGTTTTCATAGTGCCGCGGTCTGGCTCTTAATTGTTGTTACCGTTCTCTTCTTCCTCTCACCTAATCTACGTTTTGAGACCAAACGTTGGATTAAGATATTTTTTATTCTGACACTTCTTCAAGGCCTCCTTGGGTATATTCAATACTTTCTAGGAGTGCCAGAAGGCTTAGTGATGCTGCACTTACTTGGTTCCGTTCTCGTCTGGATTACGGCATGGCGAATCCGGCTTTCAGTTGTACGTAAACACGCATAA
- a CDS encoding helix-turn-helix transcriptional regulator: MARARELRHNSVVKIDDLSTRDAVARSVLENGPSTAVILGARLRLTPPGIRRHLEILVADGILEARDPHVALTRGRGRPSKVFVMTDAGREQFEHSYDDLAVAALKFMSSQSGEHQVYAFAQSRADDIERKATVALAKSPNKTEALATFLTEQGYAASIETHANGEQLCQHHCPIAHVAAEFPQLCETETEIFSKILGTHVQRLATIAHGDGVCTTYIPKTVSNKKVTTTAGKAHK, from the coding sequence GTGGCAAGGGCGAGGGAATTACGACACAATAGTGTTGTGAAAATCGATGACCTCAGTACACGTGATGCTGTAGCGCGCTCGGTTCTAGAAAATGGTCCCTCCACTGCGGTAATTCTTGGCGCCAGACTCAGACTTACGCCTCCAGGCATTCGCCGCCATCTTGAAATTCTCGTAGCCGATGGAATTCTGGAAGCGCGCGATCCGCATGTGGCTCTTACGCGAGGACGCGGTCGGCCTTCAAAAGTTTTCGTGATGACCGATGCTGGTCGGGAACAGTTTGAGCATTCCTACGATGACTTAGCTGTTGCCGCGTTGAAATTCATGTCATCGCAATCCGGAGAACATCAGGTCTATGCCTTTGCCCAATCTCGCGCAGATGACATTGAACGCAAAGCAACTGTGGCCCTGGCTAAGTCGCCGAATAAAACAGAAGCGCTGGCAACTTTCTTAACCGAGCAAGGTTATGCGGCAAGCATTGAAACCCATGCCAATGGTGAACAACTCTGTCAGCACCACTGCCCAATCGCACACGTGGCCGCTGAATTCCCCCAACTATGCGAGACCGAGACCGAAATCTTCTCCAAGATTCTAGGAACACACGTGCAACGACTGGCAACGATTGCCCATGGCGATGGCGTGTGTACTACTTATATTCCAAAGACTGTCAGTAATAAGAAAGTTACAACTACCGCTGGAAAGGCACACAAATGA
- the sufB gene encoding Fe-S cluster assembly protein SufB, with product MTTAHPELEGLGNYEYGWSDSNDAGSNAKRGLSEEVVRDISSKKSEPQWMLDLRLKGLDLFYKKPMPSWGSDLSGIFFDTIKYFVRSTEKQAATWDDLPDDIKNTYDRLGIPEAEKQRLVSGVAAQYESEVVYHSIREDLEKQGVIFLDTDSGLKQHPELFKEYFGTVIPVGDNKFAALNTSVWSGGSFIYVPKGVHVDIPLQAYFRINTENMGQFERTLIIADEDSYIHYVEGCTAPIYKSDSLHSAVVEIIVKKGARVRYTTIQNWSNNVYNLVTKRATCAEGATMEWVDGNIGSKVTMKYPAVMLMGPHAKGETLSLAFAGPGQHQDSGAKMVHAAPYTSSSVISKSVARGGGRTSYRGLVQVQEGAHHSASTVKCDALLVDTISRSDTYPYVDIREDDVSMGHEATVSKISDDQLFYLMSRGLNEDEAMAMIVRGFIEPIARELPMEYALELNRLIELQMEGAVG from the coding sequence ATGACAACAGCACATCCAGAACTCGAAGGCCTCGGAAATTACGAGTACGGCTGGTCAGATAGCAACGATGCCGGATCTAATGCAAAGCGTGGTCTGAGTGAAGAGGTAGTTCGCGATATTAGCTCTAAGAAATCAGAGCCACAGTGGATGCTTGACCTGCGCCTGAAAGGCCTGGATCTCTTCTATAAGAAGCCAATGCCATCATGGGGTTCAGATCTCTCAGGTATTTTCTTTGACACCATTAAGTACTTCGTGCGCTCTACTGAGAAGCAGGCAGCTACCTGGGATGACCTTCCAGATGACATTAAGAACACATACGATCGCCTTGGTATCCCAGAGGCAGAAAAGCAACGCCTAGTTTCTGGTGTTGCAGCCCAGTATGAATCTGAAGTTGTCTATCACTCAATCCGGGAAGACCTTGAGAAGCAAGGCGTGATCTTCCTTGATACCGATAGCGGCCTAAAGCAGCACCCAGAACTCTTCAAAGAGTATTTCGGAACCGTTATTCCGGTTGGGGATAATAAGTTCGCAGCTCTCAACACCTCTGTCTGGTCTGGTGGTTCATTTATTTATGTTCCTAAGGGTGTCCATGTGGATATTCCATTGCAGGCATATTTCCGCATCAACACTGAGAACATGGGTCAATTCGAGCGCACTCTTATTATCGCTGATGAAGATTCATACATTCACTATGTTGAAGGTTGCACCGCTCCCATCTATAAGTCAGATTCACTTCACTCAGCAGTAGTTGAAATCATCGTTAAGAAGGGTGCCCGCGTTCGTTACACAACGATTCAGAACTGGTCGAATAACGTTTATAACTTGGTAACAAAGCGCGCCACATGTGCCGAAGGTGCAACGATGGAATGGGTTGATGGAAATATTGGCTCAAAGGTCACCATGAAGTATCCAGCTGTAATGTTGATGGGTCCTCACGCAAAGGGTGAGACTCTCTCACTTGCATTTGCCGGTCCTGGTCAACACCAAGATTCGGGTGCAAAGATGGTTCATGCTGCGCCATATACATCTTCTTCGGTAATCTCTAAATCAGTTGCCCGCGGGGGAGGTCGTACCTCTTATCGCGGACTCGTTCAGGTTCAAGAAGGCGCTCATCACTCAGCAAGCACAGTTAAATGTGATGCGCTGCTGGTAGATACCATTTCGCGTTCTGACACATACCCGTATGTAGATATTCGCGAAGATGATGTCTCAATGGGTCACGAAGCAACTGTCTCAAAGATTTCAGATGATCAGCTGTTCTATCTCATGTCACGTGGACTTAATGAGGATGAAGCGATGGCAATGATTGTTCGTGGATTTATCGAACCAATCGCCCGCGAACTTCCAATGGAGTACGCACTTGAACTTAACCGCCTGATCGAATTGCAGATGGAAGGTGCTGTCGGATAA
- the sufD gene encoding Fe-S cluster assembly protein SufD, with the protein MTTLQSNILEKHTPSGREEAWRFTPLKRLGGMHDGTATPVLRNSLIAKGDLPSGVSLTRTTITAVTETDDAIVNRIREFTDQGTILEISSNAEVASPIFLGRTAGALDTAEFARVLIKVGTHAKATVIIENTGDTHLAEDLEIQVGPGAHLTLISLQEWGAQTIHAGRHHAIVDRDATFKSIVVTVGGNLVRLLPTVDFIAPGASCDLSGVYFATAGQFFEHRMFVDHKVPNAKSRVNYKGALAGDKAHTVWIGDVFIRAAAEGTDTYELNRNLLLSDGARADSVPNLEIETGEIVGAGHASTTGRFDDEQLFYLMSRGINMEDARRLVVRGFFNEIVSEIGIDEIQDRIMTRIDNELAKAGK; encoded by the coding sequence ATGACAACACTGCAATCAAATATTCTGGAAAAGCACACCCCTTCCGGTCGGGAAGAAGCGTGGCGCTTTACCCCCCTGAAACGATTAGGTGGAATGCACGATGGAACAGCTACACCTGTTCTGCGTAATTCACTCATCGCAAAAGGCGACCTACCTTCAGGAGTCTCTTTAACCCGCACAACAATCACGGCAGTGACCGAGACTGATGATGCGATTGTTAATCGAATTCGTGAATTCACAGATCAGGGAACGATTCTTGAGATTTCATCCAACGCTGAAGTTGCGAGCCCAATCTTTCTAGGCCGCACAGCAGGTGCTCTAGATACCGCAGAGTTTGCTCGAGTACTGATCAAAGTTGGTACCCACGCCAAAGCTACCGTCATCATTGAAAATACCGGCGATACTCATCTGGCAGAAGACTTAGAGATCCAGGTAGGCCCAGGGGCCCATCTGACTTTGATCAGCTTGCAAGAGTGGGGCGCACAGACAATTCATGCGGGTCGACATCACGCAATCGTGGATCGCGATGCAACATTTAAATCAATCGTTGTCACCGTTGGTGGCAACCTTGTTCGTCTGCTTCCTACCGTTGATTTCATCGCACCAGGTGCATCATGTGATCTCTCAGGAGTGTATTTTGCAACTGCAGGTCAATTCTTTGAGCATCGCATGTTTGTAGATCACAAGGTACCGAACGCGAAATCTCGCGTTAATTACAAGGGAGCACTCGCAGGCGATAAGGCACATACTGTGTGGATCGGGGATGTCTTTATCCGCGCCGCAGCTGAAGGTACAGATACCTACGAACTTAATCGCAATCTCTTGTTATCAGATGGAGCACGCGCTGACTCTGTTCCTAATCTTGAAATTGAAACCGGAGAAATTGTTGGCGCCGGACACGCATCTACAACTGGACGTTTTGATGATGAGCAGCTCTTTTATCTCATGTCTCGCGGAATCAATATGGAGGATGCTCGTCGCCTTGTTGTTCGTGGATTTTTCAATGAAATCGTTTCGGAGATCGGAATCGATGAGATTCAAGATCGCATCATGACTCGCATCGATAACGAATTAGCAAAGGCAGGCAAGTGA
- a CDS encoding non-heme iron oxygenase ferredoxin subunit produces MSDLSLASLTEGKPLRIEKNGESICVTRVGSEVFAISDTCSHSEASLSEGDIEGFKIECWLHGAEFDVRTGEALTPPAVAPVKSYPVTIDGDSVTVEM; encoded by the coding sequence ATGTCTGATCTCTCACTAGCCTCTCTGACAGAGGGAAAACCGCTACGTATTGAAAAAAATGGCGAGTCGATTTGCGTTACGCGAGTGGGCTCTGAAGTTTTTGCGATATCTGATACTTGCAGCCATTCAGAAGCCTCGCTTTCTGAAGGCGATATTGAAGGATTCAAAATTGAATGCTGGCTCCATGGCGCAGAGTTTGATGTTCGTACGGGTGAAGCCCTTACGCCACCAGCTGTGGCACCAGTGAAGTCATACCCAGTAACCATCGACGGAGACTCCGTCACGGTAGAGATGTAA